The following are encoded in a window of Haliotis asinina isolate JCU_RB_2024 chromosome 14, JCU_Hal_asi_v2, whole genome shotgun sequence genomic DNA:
- the LOC137262284 gene encoding tetraspanin-8-like, with product MAEGGCATCSRYMLIIFNFIFWVSGGAILGTGIFVLVSDEVDKFLKSIDVGLPVEFLYTAAYIMIAVGSFVFFVGFCGCCGAVRESAFMLGIYIFCMAVVMCGELGAGIYVAVEKGYLESEGHGVLIDTVKNYTGAGNSTIDFLQIEFNCCGADNYTDYRNSEWVLNQLPPKRYVPDTCCRGKGKDVKSHKPANVTICREEAEPGSPIQPEDRTQLQQRGCFPAIRDWIASQSIILICVGIGIALIQILGIVFAVCLCRNRSEYYD from the exons ATGGCAGAGGGAGGCTGCGCTACATGTTCCAGATACATGCTCATCATCTTCAACTTTATCTTCTGG GTCTCAGGAGGAGCTATTCTTGGGACAGGAATATTTGTCTTGGTGTCAGATGAAGTGGATAAGTTCCTCAAATCCATTGATGTGGGGCTGCCCGTAGAATTCTTGTACACAGCAGCGTATATTATGATAGCCGTGGGATCGTTTGTGTTCTTTGTTGGATTCTGTGGCTGTTGTGGCGCTGTGAGAGAAAGTGCATTCATGTTGGGAATT TACATCTTCTGTATGGCAGTAGTGATGTGTGGGGAGTTGGGAGCCGGTATCTAcgtggcagtggagaagggataT CTGGAAAGTGAAGGACACGGGGTCCTGATTGACACTGTGAAGAACTACACAGGGGCAGGCAACTCTACTATTGACTTCCTACAGATTGAG TTCAACTGCTGCGGTGCTGACAACTACACAGACTACAGGAACAGTGAATGGGTGTTGAATCAGTTGCCACCAAAG CGATATGTGCCGGACACGTGTTGCCGTGGAAAGGGTAAAGACGTCAAGTCTCACAAGCCAGCTAACGTGACTATTTGTCGAGAAGAGGCGGAGCCTGGCAGCCCCATCCAACCAGAAGACAGGACTCAGCTGCAGCAACGG GGATGTTTTCCTGCTATCCGAGATTGGATTGCTAGTCAAAGCATCATTCTGATATGTGTTGGCATTGGAATTGCATTGATACAG ataCTAGGCATAGTATTTGCAGTGTGTTTGTGTCGGAACCGATCGGAGTACTATGATTAG